A DNA window from Staphylococcus warneri contains the following coding sequences:
- a CDS encoding MarR family transcriptional regulator — protein sequence MYKQLEKLITLTNNDLNIVNRRFGQRTDITSEQLELLRILYNYDRLSQYDLTMKVSREQSIVSRWIKKLVLKGYITSHQSHEDLRCKELVLTDEARALIKQINTARCELIEARCQCLSESEIENLNQLLNKLNSRHSYI from the coding sequence ATGTATAAACAACTTGAAAAACTTATCACACTTACTAACAATGATTTAAATATAGTTAACCGACGCTTTGGACAAAGAACAGACATTACATCAGAACAATTAGAATTACTACGTATATTGTACAATTATGACCGTTTATCTCAATATGACTTAACAATGAAAGTGAGTAGAGAACAATCCATTGTCTCAAGATGGATTAAGAAACTTGTATTGAAAGGCTATATTACAAGTCACCAATCACATGAAGATTTAAGATGTAAGGAACTTGTACTTACTGATGAAGCACGCGCACTTATTAAACAGATTAATACAGCACGTTGTGAGTTAATAGAAGCCCGATGCCAATGTTTATCAGAAAGTGAAATTGAGAATTTAAACCAACTATTAAATAAGTTGAATAGTCGTCATAGTTATATTTAA
- a CDS encoding acyltransferase family protein codes for MPSIKERDYFFDNARAILIFLVVLGHLLQPYTSEDKYLSALYLVIYSFHMPTFLFISGYFAKNLDKPYYLEHIAKKLLLPYFIFFAFYSVYYFLTGKSDSLQLDPFNPVFALWFLLTLFFFHVVLVIVRRYNPMIVLGTSLLVSIFAGFSANIDEYMSISRTIVFFPIFYLGHLFTQQQSMVIRSKKWVPISIVVFVLYFIGYLIHPINADWLLGSSPYTSLEQNAEDVYSPLKRLLLYAVILTSMFAFLNLTSQKLRFYTYIGSRTMYVYLLHGLIIGIIRGFGLYPFKSHVSIMTYLFLILSSGIIVYLLSNRFICKWTNPIINLKSPSKFKG; via the coding sequence ATGCCTTCCATCAAGGAAAGGGATTATTTCTTTGATAATGCCCGAGCTATACTAATATTTTTAGTGGTGCTAGGACACCTATTACAGCCTTATACATCAGAAGATAAATACTTATCTGCATTATATCTTGTTATTTATAGTTTCCATATGCCAACATTCTTATTTATTTCAGGATATTTTGCGAAAAATTTGGATAAACCCTATTATCTAGAACATATTGCTAAAAAATTATTATTACCTTACTTTATATTTTTCGCATTTTACTCAGTTTATTATTTCTTAACTGGTAAAAGCGATAGCTTACAATTGGATCCATTCAATCCAGTCTTTGCATTGTGGTTCTTACTAACATTATTTTTCTTCCACGTTGTACTTGTTATTGTAAGAAGATATAATCCAATGATTGTGTTAGGAACCTCTTTACTTGTTTCAATTTTTGCTGGATTCTCAGCTAATATTGATGAATATATGAGCATTTCTCGTACTATTGTATTTTTCCCAATTTTTTATTTAGGACATTTATTTACTCAACAACAAAGTATGGTAATTAGAAGTAAAAAATGGGTGCCTATTTCTATAGTTGTATTTGTCCTTTATTTTATTGGGTATCTTATACATCCAATAAATGCAGATTGGTTGCTAGGAAGTTCACCTTATACGTCACTTGAACAAAATGCCGAAGATGTATATAGTCCACTCAAACGTTTATTACTTTATGCTGTAATACTAACTTCGATGTTTGCTTTTTTAAATTTAACATCTCAAAAATTACGCTTTTACACTTATATAGGTAGTCGAACGATGTATGTGTATTTATTACATGGTTTAATTATTGGTATTATCCGTGGATTCGGACTTTATCCATTCAAGTCACACGTTTCTATAATGACGTATTTATTTTTAATTTTATCTTCAGGAATAATTGTTTATCTTTTATCCAACCGATTTATATGTAAATGGACAAATCCAATTATTAACTTGAAATCCCCTTCTAAATTTAAAGGGTAA
- a CDS encoding aminotransferase class I/II-fold pyridoxal phosphate-dependent enzyme produces the protein MKLQLNEQSKFLRAPSIRQFSNRMQHIEDCINLTIGQPDFSMPEVVKKAYIKAIEDNKTTYSHNKGLPETRQAISQYFNNKYGFNYNVDEIIVTNGASEALDTALRSIINPGDEILIPGPTYAGYIPLIQTLGGKPVFIDTSTSAFKITPELIEQYISSQTKAILLNYPTNPTGVTLSKSEVKAIAETLSNHEIFIISDEIYAENTFNGQHTSFAEFDIIRDQLLLIGGLSKSHSATGIRIGFLMGPEYLIEKLTFMHAYNCICANVPAQHACIAALTEGLEAPQYMNQAYIERRDYLINALTSLGFELNAKPEGAFYIFPSIKKYTEDDFNFCVDVLEKAHVAMVPGSSFTDIGKGHVRISYAYDMALLKEGMKRLETYLKTYYPTQLTK, from the coding sequence ATGAAATTACAATTGAACGAGCAATCTAAATTTTTAAGAGCACCTAGTATTCGTCAATTTTCTAATCGTATGCAGCATATTGAAGACTGTATTAATCTAACAATTGGACAACCTGATTTTTCTATGCCAGAGGTTGTTAAAAAAGCTTATATCAAAGCTATTGAAGACAATAAAACAACATATTCTCATAATAAAGGTTTACCTGAAACAAGACAGGCAATCAGTCAGTACTTTAACAATAAATATGGGTTCAACTATAATGTAGATGAAATTATCGTAACTAATGGGGCTAGTGAAGCATTAGATACTGCTTTAAGAAGCATCATTAATCCAGGGGACGAAATTTTAATTCCTGGACCTACTTATGCTGGTTACATTCCTTTAATCCAAACTTTAGGAGGGAAACCTGTATTTATTGATACATCGACCTCTGCTTTTAAAATCACACCTGAATTAATCGAACAATATATCTCAAGTCAAACTAAGGCAATTTTGCTTAATTATCCAACTAATCCTACAGGCGTGACCCTATCCAAATCAGAAGTTAAAGCGATTGCGGAAACATTATCTAATCATGAGATATTTATTATTAGTGATGAAATATATGCTGAAAATACCTTTAATGGCCAACATACTTCATTTGCTGAATTTGATATCATTAGAGATCAACTACTACTTATAGGTGGTTTAAGTAAATCACATTCTGCTACGGGCATTCGTATCGGTTTCTTAATGGGACCAGAGTATTTAATTGAAAAATTAACATTCATGCATGCTTATAATTGCATTTGTGCTAATGTCCCTGCACAACATGCGTGTATCGCTGCATTAACTGAAGGTTTAGAAGCACCTCAATATATGAACCAAGCATATATTGAACGTCGAGATTATTTGATCAATGCATTAACATCATTAGGGTTTGAATTGAATGCTAAACCTGAAGGTGCCTTTTACATTTTTCCGAGTATTAAAAAATACACAGAAGATGATTTTAACTTCTGTGTCGATGTTTTAGAAAAAGCACACGTTGCTATGGTACCTGGTTCATCCTTCACAGATATTGGTAAAGGACATGTTCGTATTTCTTACGCTTACGATATGGCCTTACTTAAGGAAGGTATGAAGCGTTTAGAAACATATTTAAAAACGTACTATCCAACTCAATTGACTAAATAA
- the menB gene encoding 1,4-dihydroxy-2-naphthoyl-CoA synthase, translating to MTRQWETLREYDEIKYEFFEGIAKVTINRPEVRNAFTPKTVAEMIDAFSRARDDQNVSVIILTGEGDKAFCSGGDQKKRGHGGYVGEDEIPRLNVLDLQRLIRVIPKPVIAMVRGYAIGGGNVLNVVCDLTIAADNAIFGQTGPKVGSFDAGYGSGYLARIVGHKKAREIWYLCRQYNAQEALDMGLVNTVVPLDKVEDETVAWCQDIMKHSPTALRFLKAAMNADTDGLAGLQQMAGDATLLYYTTDEAKEGRDAFKEKRDPDFDQFPKFP from the coding sequence ATGACTAGACAGTGGGAAACACTTAGAGAATATGATGAAATTAAATATGAATTTTTCGAAGGTATTGCAAAGGTAACTATCAATCGTCCAGAAGTACGTAATGCATTCACTCCTAAGACAGTAGCTGAAATGATTGATGCATTTTCACGTGCACGTGATGATCAGAATGTTTCAGTGATTATCTTAACAGGAGAAGGAGATAAAGCATTCTGTTCAGGTGGAGATCAAAAGAAACGTGGACATGGTGGTTACGTTGGCGAAGACGAAATCCCTCGTTTAAATGTTTTAGATTTACAACGTTTAATCCGCGTTATTCCTAAACCAGTTATAGCAATGGTACGTGGTTATGCTATCGGTGGCGGTAACGTATTAAATGTTGTATGTGATTTAACTATTGCAGCAGATAATGCGATTTTTGGTCAAACAGGTCCAAAAGTAGGTTCATTTGATGCTGGTTATGGTTCAGGCTATTTAGCTAGAATCGTTGGTCACAAAAAAGCAAGAGAAATATGGTACTTATGCCGTCAATATAATGCACAAGAAGCATTAGATATGGGCTTAGTTAACACAGTAGTCCCATTAGATAAAGTAGAAGATGAAACAGTTGCATGGTGTCAAGATATCATGAAACATTCACCAACTGCTTTACGTTTCTTAAAAGCTGCAATGAATGCAGATACAGACGGATTAGCTGGTTTGCAACAAATGGCAGGCGATGCAACTTTACTTTATTATACAACTGATGAAGCTAAAGAAGGTCGTGACGCATTTAAAGAAAAACGTGATCCAGACTTTGACCAATTCCCTAAATTCCCATAG
- the menH gene encoding 2-succinyl-6-hydroxy-2,4-cyclohexadiene-1-carboxylate synthase: MLYHNFYQSKSSSKQLIVLLHGFISDGTTFDNHIDKLTEQTNVLVVDLPGHGEDGTSMDIEWSFDFINQALNQVLSEYQQYQLYLFGYSMGGRVALYYALHGSIELAGLILESTSPGIQSEEDRIERQQVDAARTKVLEIAGLEIFVNDWERLPLFQSQYDLDKSVKKQIRDNRMSQNPHRLAKALRDYGTGHMPNLWPLLSQVDIPTYIMAGELDEKFVKIAQKLKDSIVNSRKTIVSDVGHTIHVEDSTEFDTIILGFLKEEQND, encoded by the coding sequence ATGTTATATCATAATTTTTATCAATCAAAGTCATCATCGAAGCAATTGATAGTTTTGTTACACGGATTTATTAGCGATGGCACAACTTTCGATAATCATATTGATAAGTTAACCGAACAAACTAACGTATTGGTAGTTGATTTACCTGGTCATGGAGAAGATGGAACTTCAATGGATATAGAATGGAGCTTTGATTTTATTAATCAAGCATTGAATCAAGTTTTATCCGAATATCAACAATACCAGTTGTATTTATTTGGTTATTCAATGGGAGGTAGGGTAGCTTTATATTATGCGTTGCATGGTTCGATAGAACTTGCAGGTTTAATATTAGAAAGCACATCACCAGGTATTCAAAGTGAAGAAGATCGAATTGAGAGACAACAAGTAGATGCTGCAAGAACGAAAGTGCTAGAAATAGCTGGGTTAGAAATATTTGTCAATGATTGGGAACGATTACCACTGTTCCAATCACAGTATGACTTAGATAAATCAGTTAAAAAGCAAATTCGTGATAATAGAATGAGTCAGAATCCTCACCGATTAGCAAAAGCTTTACGAGATTATGGTACAGGACATATGCCTAATTTATGGCCATTACTATCACAAGTCGATATACCAACTTATATTATGGCAGGCGAGCTAGATGAGAAGTTTGTAAAAATTGCACAAAAATTGAAAGATTCAATTGTTAATAGCAGAAAAACAATAGTTTCTGATGTAGGACATACAATTCATGTGGAAGATAGCACGGAATTTGATACAATAATATTAGGTTTTTTAAAGGAGGAGCAAAATGACTAG
- the menD gene encoding 2-succinyl-5-enolpyruvyl-6-hydroxy-3-cyclohexene-1-carboxylic-acid synthase, translating into MSNKNEALTTQVFTFASELFAYGVKEVVISPGSRSTPLAIALEAHPNIKTWIHPDERSAAFFALGLIKGSQRPVAILCTSGTAAANYTPAIAESQISRIPLIVLTSDRPHELRSVGAPQAINQVNMFSNYVNFQFDMPIADGTTNMLDTIHYQMQIASQYLYGPHKGPIHFNMPFREPLTPDLDRTELLKSETKTLPHYQKMIHVDPIKDKIEKSKGLIIVGDMQHQEVDQILTYSTIFDIPVLADPLSQLRRHNHPNVITTYDLLYRAGMDWDVDFVIRVGKPVISKKLNQWLKSTSAFQILVQNNDKIDVFPVPPDVSYEISANDFFRSLMEERTVDRKAWLQQWQSLEKQARIEINDYLQHATDEAAYVGTLISKLTNEDALFVSNSMPIRDIDNLLFDNEAEIYANRGANGIDGVVSTALGMAVHKKVTLLIGDLAFYHDMNGLLMSKINDIHLNIVLLNNDGGGIFSYLPQKASAEAYFERLFGTPTGLDFEHAALLYDFNFKRFEHLNDFKYESLSELGSNVYEIITDREDNLQQHQILYKKLSEMINVIS; encoded by the coding sequence ATGAGTAATAAAAATGAAGCTTTGACGACACAGGTCTTTACATTTGCATCAGAACTATTTGCATATGGTGTGAAAGAAGTTGTGATTAGCCCGGGGTCGCGTTCGACTCCGTTAGCTATTGCATTAGAAGCACATCCTAACATCAAAACTTGGATTCATCCTGATGAACGTAGTGCGGCATTTTTTGCATTAGGTTTAATCAAGGGTAGTCAAAGACCTGTTGCTATTTTATGTACGTCTGGTACAGCGGCGGCTAACTACACACCGGCAATTGCAGAAAGTCAAATTAGTCGTATACCTCTGATTGTATTAACGAGTGATCGACCACATGAATTAAGAAGTGTAGGTGCACCACAAGCTATCAATCAAGTCAATATGTTCAGTAATTATGTTAATTTCCAATTTGATATGCCAATTGCTGACGGTACTACAAATATGCTAGATACGATACATTACCAAATGCAAATTGCTAGTCAGTACCTTTATGGTCCACATAAAGGACCGATTCATTTTAATATGCCATTTAGAGAGCCATTAACACCTGATTTAGATAGAACAGAATTATTGAAATCAGAAACAAAAACATTACCTCATTATCAAAAAATGATACATGTTGATCCAATTAAGGATAAAATTGAAAAGTCTAAAGGTTTAATTATTGTTGGAGATATGCAACATCAAGAGGTAGACCAAATTTTAACTTATTCAACGATTTTCGATATACCAGTGTTGGCAGATCCACTAAGTCAGTTAAGACGACATAATCATCCTAATGTCATAACAACATATGATTTATTATATAGAGCAGGTATGGATTGGGATGTTGATTTCGTAATTAGAGTAGGTAAACCAGTTATTTCTAAAAAGTTAAATCAATGGTTAAAATCGACTTCAGCATTTCAAATATTAGTTCAAAATAACGATAAAATAGATGTTTTTCCTGTACCGCCAGATGTATCATATGAAATATCGGCTAATGACTTTTTCAGATCGCTAATGGAAGAAAGAACAGTAGACAGAAAAGCATGGTTACAACAATGGCAATCATTAGAAAAGCAAGCTCGCATTGAAATCAATGATTATTTACAACATGCTACTGATGAAGCGGCATATGTTGGCACATTGATTTCTAAATTAACTAACGAAGATGCTTTATTTGTAAGTAATAGTATGCCAATTAGAGATATTGATAATTTACTATTTGATAATGAAGCTGAAATTTATGCTAATCGTGGTGCGAATGGCATTGATGGTGTTGTTTCTACTGCATTAGGTATGGCAGTACATAAAAAAGTGACGTTACTCATCGGTGATTTAGCTTTTTATCATGATATGAACGGCTTGCTCATGTCTAAAATTAATGACATACATTTAAATATAGTGTTATTAAATAATGATGGTGGGGGTATTTTTTCTTATTTACCTCAAAAAGCATCAGCAGAAGCATATTTCGAGAGATTATTCGGAACGCCAACTGGTTTAGATTTTGAACATGCGGCATTGTTGTATGACTTTAATTTTAAGCGTTTTGAGCATTTAAATGATTTTAAATATGAATCGTTATCTGAATTAGGTTCGAATGTTTATGAAATAATCACAGATAGAGAAGATAATTTACAACAACATCAAATTTTATATAAGAAATTGAGTGAAATGATTAATGTTATATCATAA